In the genome of Rhodothermales bacterium, the window CACCGCCCTCGAAGCGCCGATCCCCCGCGTGGGGGCGGAGGAGCAAGGTAGGGTGGTGCGAGAGCTGGGGGCCGTGAAAGAAACCGATCCCTTCGAAGTTGCGAAGGTGATAAGGGCCACCTTTTTCCAGCCAGTCATGAACGTACAAGGCACGGTCATTCAGGTGGCGGGCGATTACGTAGCGGGAACGACAGAACCTGCCCTGCCGGAGAAACCGAAGCCGCTAGAGAAATGGCAAACCTGGGCAACGTTGATTGTGGCCCTTTTGACGACAACGACGTTATTACTGGATGTGCCGGAGAAGCTAGCGAATCTGTGGCAGAGGGAGGACCCCAGTGATGCAAAAACCTATACCGTCACCGGCATTATTCGGGAGGAGGGCACGCCATACGCTATAGAAGATGTTGTAGTGCGTTTACTGGACGTAGCAGAAGTGCAACCGGAGACCACAGACGCCTCTGGTGTATTTCGGTTTGAGCTGCGCACGAGCAACATCCAGGTGGAATTGGAGGGAATAAAAGAAGGATACGCGCCGCTTCGAGAAGACCCGATGCTGGTCTATCCGG includes:
- a CDS encoding toll/interleukin-1 receptor domain-containing protein, whose amino-acid sequence is MPRVFISYTKGDDEIVAQLHKRLEDQGVAVWRDQASLYGGDAWPKALGEAVRDHDFFLLCWSERAKDSHFVELEWNTAVALKKPIIPYFLDETPLPAVLSSINGVRTEGEILTALEAPIPRVGAEEQGRVVRELGAVKETDPFEVAKVIRATFFQPVMNVQGTVIQVAGDYVAGTTEPALPEKPKPLEKWQTWATLIVALLTTTTLLLDVPEKLANLWQREDPSDAKTYTVTGIIREEGTPYAIEDVVVRLLDVAEVQPETTDASGVFRFELRTSNIQVELEGIKEGYAPLREDPMLVYPETKNTYHMRRSP